In Candidatus Methylomirabilota bacterium, the DNA window CGCCGCGTCGGCTGCGAAGGCCACCACGTGGAGCAGCTGCGCTTCCGCTCGGACGCGCGCGCCCGTCGCGAAGGTGGACGTCGAAGGCTGGGACGAGTGCACCCGACGTCCCGAGGGAAGGCGAATGCAGTAGAGGCACTCCGAACCGCGGAAGAAGCGGCGGGTGATCACCCCCGAGCCGTCCTCGCGCGCCTCGAAGTGCACGTCGTCCGGGCGCAACATGACCTCGACGGGCGTGCCGAGAGCAAGACCCGCGCGATGGGCGAAGGTCCCCAGCTCGGTCTCGATGCCGTCGCGGGTGACGCGGCCGGGCAGGAAGTCGGCGGCGCCCACGAACTCGGCGACGAACTGCGTGGCAGGCTGGTGGTAGATCTCCTCCGGCGTCGCGATCTGCTCGATACGCCCGTGACGCAGCACGCCCACCCGGTCGGCGAGCGTGAAGGCCTCGTCTTGATCGTGGGTCACGAACACCGCGGTGGTGCCGGTGCTCCGCAGGATGGCCTCGACGTCGTCCCGCATCTGTGCCCGGAGGTCGGCATCGAGATTCGAGAAGGGCTCGTCGAGCAGGAGCAGGGCGGGGGCCGGCGCGAGGGCCCGAGCAACGGCGACCCGCTGCTGCTGGCCGCCGGACAGCTCGTGAGGAAAGCGGTCGTCGACGCCGCGCAGGCCCACCAGGTCGAGCACCTCACCGACCCGGGCCCGCCGCGCCGCTCGCTCCAGGCGGTCGAGCCCGAAGGCCACGTTGTCGTGCACGGTCAAGTGAGGGAAGAGGGCGTAGTCCTGGAACACGAGGCCCACGCCGCGCCCCTCCGGGGGCACGAGCCGCCCCTCCCCGGATACGACCTCGCCGCGGAGGCGCACCGTACCCGCGTCGGGCGCCTCGAAGCCCGCGATCAGACGCAGCGTGGTCGTCTTGCCGCAGCCGGAGGGGCCCAGGAGCGCGACGATCTCGCCCTCGTTCACCGAGAGCGACAGGTCGTGGACGGCGGGCGGCTGATCCTTGGCATACCGCCGGGAAACGCCGGCCAGCGCGAGCAGCTCCACGACGTCAGCGGCGGCCGAGGACTTCGGGGTTCACGGGCGTCGGCGGTGACGTCCCCTCGAGGACGGCCAGACAGTTGTTGACGGCCAGGCGGGCCATCTCGACCCGGGTCGCGCGCGAGGCGCTGGCGATGTGCGGCGCCAGCGCGACGTTGGGAAGCCCGATCAGGCCGGGGTGCACTTTCGGCTCCTCCTCGAACACGTCCAGCCCGGCGCCGGCGATCCAGCCCTCCTTGAGGGCCTGCACCAGCGCGGCCTCGTCCACCACCGGCCCCCGCGCGGCGTTGATGAGGTACGCCGTCTTCTTCATGGTCCGGAGCGACTGCGCATTGATGAGGTGGCGGGTCTCGGGAAGCAACGGCGTGTGCAGGGTCACGAAGTCCGAGTCCCGCAGCAGGGTCGGGAGGTCGACACGGGTTGCGTGTAGCTCCGCCTCTACCGTCGCGGGCGCCGGCGCCGCGTCCTGGTAGAGCACGCGCATGCCGAAGCCGAGGCCGCGCCGGGCCACCGCCCGGCCGATGCGGCCGAAGCCGACCACGCCCAGGGTCTTGCCGTGGACGTCGCCGCCCAGGAGGAGCATGTACTCCCACTGCTGGAACTTGCCGTCGCGGACGTAGCGGTCACCCTCGACGAGGCGGCGCGCGGTCGCCATGAGCAGGGTCCAGGCGAAGTCGGCGGTGGTCTCGGTGAGGACATCGGGGGTGTTGGTCACTACCACCCCTGCTTTGGTGGCGGCCGAGACGTCGATGTTGTTGTAGCCTACCGCCACGTTCGAGACGACCTTGAGCTCAGGGTTGGCCGCGAGGACCTCCGCGTCGATGGTGTCGGTGATCAGGCAGACAAGGCCCCGGCGGCTACGCAGCCGGGCCTTGAGATCGGCCTTGGAGAGCGGACGGTCGCCCGTGTGCAAGTCGACGTCGGCGCGGCTCCGGGCGAAGGCGATGACCTCGTCCGGAAGCATGCGCGAGATCAGAATCGACGAGGCTCCGCTGCCCTGAGGCATTACGCCCCTCCATCATAAGTAACTGAAATATAAAGAATATGAACTTCTTGACAGCCCGAGATTCGCCGATATACTAGCAATCGCACTCGATGAGTGCTAACGGATTCGGCGGTCGTGGAGATCGCCAGGCCAAACATCTTACCCAGCAGGAGGCACGTTGACCATGAAAGTTCGTCCGCTGCACGATCGCATCCTCGTCAAGCGTATCGAAGAGGGAGAGGTCCGTAAGGGCGGCATCATCATCCCCGACACCGCCAAGGAAAAGCCCCAAGAGGGCAAGGTCATCGCCGCCGGGAACGGCAAGGTGTCCGAGGACGGCAAGCGCATCCCCCTCGACGTGAAGGCCGGGGACAAGATCCTCTTCGGCAAGTACTCCGGCTCCGAGGTGAAGGTCGACGACGAGGAGTATCTGATCCTGCGCGAGGAGGACGTGCTCGCCATCATCGAGTAGCGTCGTCGGAACGCCATCAACCCGACCGCGCCCGACCGGCCGGTCCATTCCACGCAAACGAACAGGAGAGACAGAGATGCCGAAGCAGGTCATGTTCAGCGACGAGGGCCGCGCCGCCCTCCTCCGGGGGGTCAACGTCCTCTCGGCCGCGGTGAAGGCGACGATGGGCCCCAAGGGCCGCAACGTCGTCATCGACAAGAAGTTCGGTAGCCCCACGATCACCAAGGACGGCGTCACCGTCGCCAAGGAGATCGAGCTCAAGGACAACTACGAGGATATGGGCGCCCAGATGATCAAGGAGGTGGCGTCCAAGACCTCGGATATTGCCGGTGATGGCACGACGACGGCGACGGTGCTCGCCCAGTCCATCTTCCGCGAGGGCCTCAAGAACGTCACCGCCGGGGCCAACCCGATGGGCCTCAAGCGGGGCATCGACACCGCGGTGGAGGCAGTGGTGGAGGAGCTGAAGAAGCTCTCCAAGTCCACCAAGGACAAGAAGGAGATCGCCCAGGTCGCCACGATCGCGTCGAACAACGACAAGACCATCGGCAGTCTGATCGCCGAGGCGATGGAGAAGGTCGGCAAGGACGGCGTCATCACCGTCGAGGAGTCGAAGTCGGCGGAGACCGTGCTCGACGTGGTCGAGGGCATGCAGTTCGACCGCGGCTACCTCTCCCCCTACTTCGTGACCGACGCCGAGCGGATGGAGTGCGTGGTCGAGGATGCCCTCGTCCTCATCCACGAGAAGAAGATCAGCGTCATGAAGGACATGCTGCCGCTGCTCGAGCAGGTCGCGCGCTCCGGCAAGCCCTTCCTCGTGATCGCCGAGGACGTCGAGGGCGAGGCCCTGGCCACGCTGGTCGTGAACAAGCTCCGCGGCACGTTGCACTGCGCGGCGGTGAAGGCCCCGGGCTTTGGTGATCGGCGGAAGGCCATGCTCGAGGACATCGCCATCCTGACCGGCGGCAAGGCCATCACCGAGGATCTCGGCATCAAGCTCGAGAACATCAAGCTCGAGGACCTCGGCAAGGCCAAGAAGATCGTCGTGGACAAGGACAACACCACCATCGTCGAGGGTGCCGGCAAGTCGTCCATCATCGAGGGCCGCATCAAGCAGATCCGTGCGCAGATCGACGAGACCACGTCCGACTACGACCGCGAGAAGCTCCAGGAGCGCCTGGCCAAGCTGGCGGGCGGCGTGGCGGTGGTGAAGGTGGGCGCGGCCACCGAGACCGCGATGAAGGAGAAGAAGGCGCGGGTCGAGGACGCGCTCAACGCGACGCGGGCCGCGGTGGAAGAGGGCATTGTGCCGGGCGGCGGCGTGGCCCTGCTACGGGCGTCCAAGTCCATCGAGAAGCTGAAGCTCGAAGGCGATGAGAAGGTGGGCGCCAACATCGTGAAGCGGGCGCTCGAGGAGCCCATCCGGCAGATCGTGGAGAACGCCGGTCTCGAGGGCAGCGTGGTCGTGGAGAAGGTGAAGGCGGAGACCGTCCCCACTCGGGGCTTCGACGCCGAGAGCCTGACGTACGTGGACATGATTCAGGCGGGCATCATCGACCCGACGAAGGTCGAGCGGATCGCCCTGCAGAACGCGGCGTCCGTCGCCGGCCTGTTGCTGACGACGGAGGCGCTGGTCACCGACCTGCCGGAGGAGAAGCCGGCGGCGGCCCCGCCGATGCCGCACGGCGACTTCTAAGCCGTCAGGATCCGGAAGCACCGACACGGCCTCGGCCCCGTACGGGCCGGGGCCGTGTCTCATTTCGTGCACGTCTTGACCGGCTCGCCGGAGGTTGCCTAAACTGAGCCCGTCTGTTAGGGTTAACTGCTTTTGCGACAGAGCATCCGAGTCCGGAGGGGGTGACGCAACTGTATCCGTACGAGATTCTTGTGATCTTCGATCCACGGCCGACCGACGAGGACATCGCTGCGCTCCTCACCCGCCTGCAGGAGAACCTCAAGGGTCTGGGCGCCGAGGTCGGTAAGGTGGAGAACTGGGGCAAGCGCCGCCTCACCTATGATATGCGGAAACAGCGCGAGGGCACGTACGCGGTGATCGAGTGCTCCGCCGAGCCGTCGGTGGTCAAGGAGTTCGAGCGGCAGCTGCGGTTGAACGAGAACGTGCTCCGCTACATGACGACCCGGGTGCCGGTGCGCAAGCGCCAGCGCTCGGCGCCGAAGGCCGAAGTGGCGGTTCCGGAGGAGGCGGTCTGATGGCGAGCCTCAACAAGGTGTTCCTCATCGGAAACCTGACGCGCCCGCCCGAGCTCCGCTACACGCCGAGCGGCACCGCGGTGTCCGATCTTCGCCTGGCCGTGAATCGAGGCTACACCACCCAGGGCGGCGAGAAGCGGGAGGAGACGTGCTTCCTCACCGTGGTGGTCTGGGGGAAGCAGGCGGAGACGTGCGGCGAGTACCTGGACAAGGGCAGCCCCATCATGGTGGAGGGGCGGCTGCAGACCCGAGACTGGGAAACGAAGGACGGACAGAAGCGCAGCGTCGTCGAGGTGGTGGCCGAGCGCGTTCAGTTCATGGGCCGGACGAAGAGTCCGGTCGCGCCGGGCGCTCCCGTCGAGGGCGGCGAGACCATGCAAGACGGGGACGACGAGGTCCCCTTCTAGGAGGAGCGAGCCATTCCGCCTGCATCGAAGCCTGTGAAACGTCGCCGGTTCGGCCGGCGCAAGGTCTGCAAGTTCTGTGTGGACAAGGTGAGCCTCATCGACTACAAGGACGTCCGCCGGCTGCGCGGCTTCGTTTCCGAACGGGGCAAGATCACCCCCCGGCGCATCTCCGGCAGCTGTGCGCGCCATCAGCGCCAGCTCACCCGCGCTATCCGGCGCGCGCGCACGGTGGCCCTCGTTCCCTACACCGGCGAGTAGCCCGGGAGCCCCGATGAAGATCATCCTGCTCGACGACGTCCCGAAGCTCGGCCGGCGCGGCGAGGTCCGCGACGTGTCCGACGGCTACGCGCGGAACTTCCTCCTGCCTCACAAGCTGGCGCTCAACGCCACCCCGGCCAACCTCAAGAATCTCGACGCGATCAAGGCCAGCCAGGAGAGCAAGGCGGCCAAGGCCCGCAGCGAATCCGAGGAGCAGGCGCGGACCAT includes these proteins:
- a CDS encoding D-glycerate dehydrogenase; this encodes MPQGSGASSILISRMLPDEVIAFARSRADVDLHTGDRPLSKADLKARLRSRRGLVCLITDTIDAEVLAANPELKVVSNVAVGYNNIDVSAATKAGVVVTNTPDVLTETTADFAWTLLMATARRLVEGDRYVRDGKFQQWEYMLLLGGDVHGKTLGVVGFGRIGRAVARRGLGFGMRVLYQDAAPAPATVEAELHATRVDLPTLLRDSDFVTLHTPLLPETRHLINAQSLRTMKKTAYLINAARGPVVDEAALVQALKEGWIAGAGLDVFEEEPKVHPGLIGLPNVALAPHIASASRATRVEMARLAVNNCLAVLEGTSPPTPVNPEVLGRR
- the rpsR gene encoding 30S ribosomal protein S18, with product MKRRRFGRRKVCKFCVDKVSLIDYKDVRRLRGFVSERGKITPRRISGSCARHQRQLTRAIRRARTVALVPYTGE
- a CDS encoding single-stranded DNA-binding protein; the encoded protein is MASLNKVFLIGNLTRPPELRYTPSGTAVSDLRLAVNRGYTTQGGEKREETCFLTVVVWGKQAETCGEYLDKGSPIMVEGRLQTRDWETKDGQKRSVVEVVAERVQFMGRTKSPVAPGAPVEGGETMQDGDDEVPF
- the rpsF gene encoding 30S ribosomal protein S6; this encodes MIFDPRPTDEDIAALLTRLQENLKGLGAEVGKVENWGKRRLTYDMRKQREGTYAVIECSAEPSVVKEFERQLRLNENVLRYMTTRVPVRKRQRSAPKAEVAVPEEAV
- the groL gene encoding chaperonin GroEL (60 kDa chaperone family; promotes refolding of misfolded polypeptides especially under stressful conditions; forms two stacked rings of heptamers to form a barrel-shaped 14mer; ends can be capped by GroES; misfolded proteins enter the barrel where they are refolded when GroES binds), translated to MPKQVMFSDEGRAALLRGVNVLSAAVKATMGPKGRNVVIDKKFGSPTITKDGVTVAKEIELKDNYEDMGAQMIKEVASKTSDIAGDGTTTATVLAQSIFREGLKNVTAGANPMGLKRGIDTAVEAVVEELKKLSKSTKDKKEIAQVATIASNNDKTIGSLIAEAMEKVGKDGVITVEESKSAETVLDVVEGMQFDRGYLSPYFVTDAERMECVVEDALVLIHEKKISVMKDMLPLLEQVARSGKPFLVIAEDVEGEALATLVVNKLRGTLHCAAVKAPGFGDRRKAMLEDIAILTGGKAITEDLGIKLENIKLEDLGKAKKIVVDKDNTTIVEGAGKSSIIEGRIKQIRAQIDETTSDYDREKLQERLAKLAGGVAVVKVGAATETAMKEKKARVEDALNATRAAVEEGIVPGGGVALLRASKSIEKLKLEGDEKVGANIVKRALEEPIRQIVENAGLEGSVVVEKVKAETVPTRGFDAESLTYVDMIQAGIIDPTKVERIALQNAASVAGLLLTTEALVTDLPEEKPAAAPPMPHGDF
- a CDS encoding ABC transporter ATP-binding protein, with product MELLALAGVSRRYAKDQPPAVHDLSLSVNEGEIVALLGPSGCGKTTTLRLIAGFEAPDAGTVRLRGEVVSGEGRLVPPEGRGVGLVFQDYALFPHLTVHDNVAFGLDRLERAARRARVGEVLDLVGLRGVDDRFPHELSGGQQQRVAVARALAPAPALLLLDEPFSNLDADLRAQMRDDVEAILRSTGTTAVFVTHDQDEAFTLADRVGVLRHGRIEQIATPEEIYHQPATQFVAEFVGAADFLPGRVTRDGIETELGTFAHRAGLALGTPVEVMLRPDDVHFEAREDGSGVITRRFFRGSECLYCIRLPSGRRVHSSQPSTSTFATGARVRAEAQLLHVVAFAADAAGPSGAGER
- the groES gene encoding co-chaperone GroES, which encodes MKVRPLHDRILVKRIEEGEVRKGGIIIPDTAKEKPQEGKVIAAGNGKVSEDGKRIPLDVKAGDKILFGKYSGSEVKVDDEEYLILREEDVLAIIE